The region TACCTGCCTAATAGTTTGATTTCGCATCCTTTGTGTAACGTCACTTCTGCCACTTTGAATACGACTTTGAACGGTAAAAATGTTCCTGGTGCAGCCACTATTAAAAAAATTAATGAGTTTGCCGATCGCATGAACTCTTATCGTCGGGAAGCTTTGGCGGGCAATCGCGACGGCTATGTGAAAGCCTCGAAATTGTGGTCTAAGTTTATGATGTGTTTATCTTACATGGAGTCGTTGACGACCGCGGATACTACGAAGTCTCAGAACGTGGCGGCTAAATATGCTCCGTCAGGTTATCGTCGTCCCGCAGGTGTGAACTTCTATGAAGACCCTTATCAACCGGCGGAATCAAGATTGAATATTGGTCTTTTTCAATTCACTCCGGATGCAGGTGGAAATGTCCAGGCTTGTATTCGTGAATGGAACGCGCTTTATCCAAAATGCGGCATCTCGCAAAAGGCCAGTCAGGCTGAATTGATCCGTGTGTTGGGAAGTTCACTGCAAACCTTCAACTCGTTCTGTGCGGCGGCAAAAGTGACAGGATCTTTTGCGGTGCAAGTGAATACAACGAAGGCGGCGAATACACACCCTTACAACGTCAACTCTAACGGCAAACTAAAAGCACCAGCCGAGCGTTGCGTAAGCCCGCACATGGCCGTGGGTCGTTCTTACAACCACTTTGGTCCATTCCAAAATACTTCAGGCTACACGACAGAGACGATTTTGAACTGTGCTTTGACGGGTGAATACTAAGATAGAAACTTGGGAAACGTTAAACGAAAAACCCTGATGTTTGCATCAGGGTTTTTTATTTATTGGCCCAATTTGGGGATGCTGCGGATCATTCTTTCTGTGAATCCGTTGATCTGATTCTTTTCACTTTCATTGAACTCACTCCAAAATTGTGTGATGCGTTCGTGATAAAGTGGCACGATTTCGTCGCAGAGCGCGCGACCTTTGTCAGTCAAAAGAATCACGAAAGAACGTCCGTCTTTTTCATGCGTCGTTCTTTTAACGATTTCAACTTTCTCTAGACTGTTGATCAATCCTGAAATCGTCGCTTGCGTAACTCCCACTTTTTGGGCGAGTTCCGAAGGCATCAAGCCTTGGGAAGCTCTGTGCAGCAGAATCATCAGCGTAAAACGTCCAGAGGAAAGATTGTAACGGGAGAAAAAGCTATCGAGGTTGATTTCCATTTCAGTCGTTACTTTGCGCAAAAGGATGTGCGAGTACAACGTCAGGGGATCCATGTCGGGATAAAGAGGCCTCGCCGACTTTTCAAGTTCTTCCCGAGTCGGAATCTCAGTAAAGAAGAGTTTTGCCATGCAGTTCTCCGATCCAGTTTAGGTTTAGCGGCCTTAGTAGTTTAATTAGGGGTCTAATAAAGCGCAAGGGAAAGGACGCACAAAAGTCATAGATGAGACAAATTCAACGTAGACGAAAGCTAAATGAGAAGAGGGCAAAAAAAAAGGAAGGAGGTAGGTCCTTCCTTTTATGAACTTTGCAAGTCTTTGAGGACTTACTCGAGAGTGTAAACCACAACTTTTACAGAATCTTTCGTCGCCAAAGAACGCGCCAAACAAGCACGAGAGGCTTCGAATGTAGAAGAACCCTTCGCTGTGCCGAACGTGATCAACAAAACTCCATTGATTGTTTCGCCGTACACTTGGCAGGATTCATCAACCAATTTGAATGCGCGACCTTTGCTTACGGGAATTTCACCTTCAGCGATGTATTTGATGCCGCAAGAAAAAAAGCTTTGTGGTTTGCTGGTGTCGCCAGAAATGTTTTTC is a window of Bdellovibrio sp. ArHS DNA encoding:
- a CDS encoding MarR family transcriptional regulator, encoding MAKLFFTEIPTREELEKSARPLYPDMDPLTLYSHILLRKVTTEMEINLDSFFSRYNLSSGRFTLMILLHRASQGLMPSELAQKVGVTQATISGLINSLEKVEIVKRTTHEKDGRSFVILLTDKGRALCDEIVPLYHERITQFWSEFNESEKNQINGFTERMIRSIPKLGQ